The Geitlerinema sp. PCC 9228 genomic interval GAAACTACGAACCAATCGCTATTGCAACTTACCAGCTTTCTCCGGGGCAAACTGTATACTTGTCAGGATGGCCTCCTTCGCTGGGTGACATCACCCGCAAGTTTACAAGCGGTTCCATCTCAGAAATTCGGGAAAATCCAGTTCAAGGTTACGCAGTCGGCTATACAAACGTAACGCAAGGTGGCATGTCTGGCGGACAGGTCTTAGATGCAGCAGGACGTTTGGTAGCTATTCATGGATTGGGAGATAGAGACGATCGTACGGGACAAAAAACCGGATTTAACTATGGTATTCCAGTATCCACGCTCCTAGCAAGGCTCTCCCAAAACGGTTCGAATTACTCCTACAATATCTCCTATTCGCCGCCTCAAGAACCTGCTAACGGTGAGGTAGTCCAGTCCGAACCAGTTTCTCAAACGGATTCTAGGGACCGAATCAATACGGATAACGTATTAGATAAAGCCAATCGGGTTTTGGATACTTTAGAGCGCGTTTGTGGTTTCTTCGGCTGTTAGCTGAGGTCAAAAAGCAAGTGCCTACCATCTGTTGAAAAAATCAATTTAGAAAAGTGGCACCAATTGAGCTAATACAAAATCCAATCGACGAATAAACCAAAACAGAGGG includes:
- a CDS encoding serine protease, coding for MMNFPFVSSRWIFKLAAGAGALLVGFSPTFAIAMDREGEPRQTSSAANQQQLAQAQATNQTNNTIEPATEINDISHKTTLLIFNLNEEGEPNGHGSGALIAKEGNTCVGVTNRHVILSENQEKAANLLIRTYDGEVYEVNEEYWFESEDLAVVEFECDRNYEPIAIATYQLSPGQTVYLSGWPPSLGDITRKFTSGSISEIRENPVQGYAVGYTNVTQGGMSGGQVLDAAGRLVAIHGLGDRDDRTGQKTGFNYGIPVSTLLARLSQNGSNYSYNISYSPPQEPANGEVVQSEPVSQTDSRDRINTDNVLDKANRVLDTLERVCGFFGC